One window from the genome of Choloepus didactylus isolate mChoDid1 chromosome 2, mChoDid1.pri, whole genome shotgun sequence encodes:
- the LOC119520553 gene encoding uncharacterized protein LOC119520553: MSGRQVSRSNTSSHLNHPSNASSPARTPGRTPCPSLTRTNSLKRSCTPSGSEFSSCSSRSEWPTSPSSLRLPLGRICMGRPYSSKCVETSHLAHHPPGTRKPACRGSPHCQLCTEDPSSTSSPTFLDHLIKGINYLDRSTSCPQTSLSLPRLAANCLERAANSIRLDNLDHNPDGNYSNPGAAEATPDQFSTSTCMVPSTKGASALQYMDKSTNTSSTSRPSNRKLTPTLPQGSGVKLPELPWFGNGILSLGRLPKIWEAIRSGWRAPEPISKPAGWW; the protein is encoded by the coding sequence ATGTCTGGACGCCAGGTGAGTCGTTCCAACACTTCCAGCCACCTAAACCACCCCAGCAATGCATCCTCTCCAGCCCGCACTCCAGGCCGgaccccctgccccagcctgaCACGGACCAACAGCCTCAAGCGCTCCTGCACCCCGAGTGGCTCGGAGTTCAGCAGCTGCAGCAGCCGCTCGGAGTGGCCCACCAGCCCCAGCTCCCTCAGACTTCCACTGGGGAGGATCTGCATGGGCCGACCTTATAGCTCCAAGTGCGTGGAGACCAGCCACCTGGCACACCACCCCCCGGGGACCAGAAAGCCAGCTTGCCGTGGCAGTCCCCACTGCCAGCTCTGCACGGAAGATCCTTCCAGCACGTCCAGCCCAACCTTCCTGGACCACCTCATCAAAGGCATCAACTACCTTGACCGATCCACCAGCTGCCCCCAAACATCGCTGAGCCTGCCCAGGCTTGCAGCCAACTGCTTGGAACGAGCTGCCAACTCCATCCGCCTGGACAACCTGGACCACAACCCCGACGGCAACTATTCCAACCCCGGTGCCGCCGAGGCCACCCCTGATCAATTCAGCACCAGCACCTGCATGGTGCCGTCCACCAAGGGTGCCAGTGCTTTACAGTACATGGACAAATCCACCAACACGAGTTCCACGTCCCGGCCCAGCAACCGGAAACTCACTCCCACGCTCCCACAGGGGTCGGGGGTAAAGTTGCCCGAGCTCCCTTGGTTTGGCAATGGGATTCTTTCCTTAGGTCGTCTGCCTAAGATTTGGGAAGCGATCCGTTCAGGCTGGCGTGCCCCTGAGCCCATCTCCAAACCTGCTGGCTGGTGGTGA